A window of Bradyrhizobium sp. AZCC 1719 genomic DNA:
GCTCGCCGCTGCCGAGCGCCGTGGTGCCGTCATCGCCGGTCTTCGTATAGATGCGGTTGAGCACGACCATAGCCGCTTCCCCTTTCCTGCCCTTATCTACCCAACGCCCACACCACGACCATGGTGATGACGATCGCGATGAACTGCAGCAGCACCCGAAGCCGCATCAGGTTCTGCGAGCGGTTCGGCGACCCACCCCGCATCATGTTGACGAGGCCGAGCAACAGTACGATAGCCACGGCCGCAACCGCGATGGGGAGGACGATCGAACTCAAAAAGGATGTCATCGGCGCTACATAACACCGTGAGGCGCTGACTTCCACACGTTCACAACTCGCGCACTCCCGCTCGACGATCTGGCTTTTAATCCAATAATATCAGATGCTAGCCCCGGCCTTAGGACCAGCCCGCGATACCCCGATCGAGGTGAGATGTGAAGCTCATTCGCTACGTCTACCTCGTCGTCATGGAGGCGTTTTATACGTTCCTCGCCGATGACGGCTGGGCAATCGCGAGCCACATCGCGCTGTCGACGTTGATGGCGCTATTTCCGTTCCTGATCGTGCTGACGTCGCTGGCTGGCTTTTTCGGCTCCAAGGAACTTGCCGATGGAGCCGTGGGACTGTTGCTGCAAACCTGGCCACAACAGGTCGCCGACGCGCTGTCAGGCGAAATCCACGACGTACTGACGACCACGCGCGGCGACATCCTGACCGTCGGCGCGGTGCTGGCGGTATATTTCGCCTCCAACGGCGTCGAAGCGCTGCGGGTCGCGCTGAATCGCGCCTATTCGGTGGTTGAGCCGCGGGCGTGGTACTGGCTGCGGCTGGAATCGATCGGCTATACGCTGGTCGCCGCCGTCACGTCGCTCTTGATGGCGTTCCTGATCGTGCTCGGTCCGCTGATCCTGGAGACGGCGCGCCGCCACATTCCGTTCTTCGTCGAGTCCAACGAAAGCCTTCTCACCTTCGCCCGCTACGGCATCACGATCACGGCGATGACAGTGGCGCTGTTTGTGCTGCATGCTTGGCTGCCCTGCGGCCGGCGGAGTTTTCTGCAGATCCTTCCGGGCATCGTCTTTACGATGGTGGGATCGTTGATCTCGGGCGTCGTGTTCGGCCAGTATCTGGCGCGCTTCGCCAGCAACTATGTGACGATGTATGCGGGGCTTGCCTCGGTCATCATCGCGCTGGTGTTTCTGTATTTCATTTCGGCGATTTTCGTCTTCGGCGGCGAACTGAACGCTGCCATCATGAAGTCGCAACTGCCGAAGGGGATGTCGCTGCATGCAGCGCAGTCGCCAGGGCGCGCGGGCTCACAGGCTTGACCAGAAATATCTCGGCCCCGGCGGCGCGCGACGCCGCCTCGTCTTCGCTGCGGCCAGATATGCCGATGATCGGAATGCTCCCGAGCGGCGGCTCCAGCGCGCGAATGCGCCTGATCGCCTCGACGCCGTCGATTCCCGGCAGGACCATGTCCATCAATACCGCATCGAATGCGCCTTGCGCGAGCCGCTCGGGCGCCGCCTCGCCCTGGCCGATGAAGTCGGTCTGATGACCGAGTTCGGTCAGGATCGTGTTCAGCACGACGCGGCCGAACGGGTTGTCTTCGACGCTGAGCAGGCGCAACGGCCGAGGCGAACTGATCGATACCTCGCCATCGGCACCGGACGCCGCCGTCACGGCGTCCTTTGCGGGCGACATTACGACGTTAAGGGTAAAGGTGGTGCCGCCGCCGCGGCGTTGCGTCACGATGATGTCGCCGCCCATGGCACGCGCCAGTTGCTTGACCGACGACAATCCAAGACCGGCGCCGCCGAAGCGCGATGCGATGGAGACATTGGCCTGCGAGAACGGCCGAAACAGGCGCTTGATTTCGTTCAGCGCAAGGCCGATCCCGCTGTCGGAGATCGCGAATGAAACGGCGACCTTGCCCTTCGGACCCCGCACAGGCGTGACCTGCAGCCCAACGCTGCCCTGTTCAGTGAATTTTACCGCATTGTCGATCAGGTTCTCCAGCGCGGCGCGCAGGCGGACGGGATCGCCGATCGCAAACCCTGGAAGCTTTTCGGAAATATCGACGGACGACTGCAGGCCCTTGGCCGCGGCGCGCCCGGTCAGCGAATCGCCGGCATTGCGAGCGAGCGTATGCAGGTCGAAGTAGTCCTGCCGCACCTCGAGCCCGGGGCCGCCGCTGCGCGCGGCGTCGACGAACAGGGTCGCGAGGCTCGCCAGATGTTCCGCGCCCGCCTTGATGGTATCGACCCAGCGCCGTTCGCGTTCGTCGAGGTCCGAGGTCGCGAGCAGATTGCTGATCGCGAGAATGCCGGTTAGCGGCGTGCGGACCTCGTGCGCAAAGGCCGCCAGCGCGGCCTCGACCATGCCGGGCGCAGCGATGGCGGACTTGCGCGTGCCGCGTTTTTTGACCGCGGCGCCGGGTACGCGCTTTTTCGCTCGCCGCTTCTTGATTGTTCCCGTGGTGCCTGGTGAGCGCCGCTTTGCCGCCATGATCCCCCTTCCTCTGCCGCGACCAGCATGACACGCGATGGCGGCCGGTGTCACGGAGACGTTTTCAACAACCCGCAGTAGTACTACAGGAATCGTCGGGCAAACCGACGAGGCTGCGAATATCCGCAGGCGTGGCACCTTGCCTACGCAATTCGCGCAAGGCCGTAGCCTGCGTCGATTTCGACAGCTTGAGTCCCGACGCATCCTCAATGAGGCGGTGATGCCGATACAACGGTTGCGGGATAGTGAGCAACTGTTGCAACACCAGGTGGACGCTCGTCGACCAGAACAGGTCCCTGCCCCGTACCACCTCGGTCACGCCCTGCAGGGCATCGTCGATCACGACCGAGAGATGATAGCTGGTCGGCGTCTCCTTGCGCGCCAGGATGACGTCGCCCCACGCTTCAGGGCGCGCGGCGACGACGCCGGTCTCGCCGCCGGGCCCTGCACCCTCTTCCTGCCAGGCCAGTTCCTTCGTGCGCGCGAGCGCTTGCTGCATGTCGAGCCGCAGCGCGTAAGGCACGCCTTGCGAGATCAACTCTTGGCGCCGGTCCGGCGGCAGCGATTTCGCGACGCCCGGATAGAGCGGCGCCCCGTCGGGATCCTGCGGCCAGGGCGCGCCGGCCTCGCGCTGCGCGACCAGACGGGCGATTTCCGCGCGGCTCTCGAAGCTCGGATAGATCAGGCCTAAGCCTGCCAGTTTTTCGACCGCTTCGCGATAGCGCGCAAAATGCTCCGATTGCCGCCGCACCGGCGTTTCCCAGGAAATCCCGAGCCAGGCGAGGTCTTCATAGATCGCCGCCTCGAATTCCGGCCGGCAACGCGTCGCATCGATATCCTCGATCCGCAGCAGAAACCGCCCACCGCGCTCGCGCGCGAGGTCAAAATTCACGAGCGCCGAATAGGCGTGGCCGAGATGGAGGTAGCCGTTCGGGCTCGGAGCAAATCGGAAAACGGGTGGCATGATTCTCCAAGCCCTTGTCATTGCCGGGCTTGACCCGGCAATCCATCCATCAAGTGTCTTTTACGATATAAGATGGATGCTCGGGTCAAGCCCGCGCATGACGAGAAAGCCAGCCGAAAGTTTCAATGACCATCCACCTCAACAGCCAGTCCGATCTCGAAGACGCCGTCCATGCGTTGGTCAAGCAAGACCCGAGGCTCAAACCGATTTTTGAGCTCACGGGTATGCCGGCGCTGCGGCAGCGCGCGCCGGGGTTCGCGGGGTTAGCTGCAATCGTCTGCGGCCAGCAATTGTCTACCGCGAGTGCCGGCGCGATCTGGGCGCGGCTGACGGCCGCGTTCGATCCGTTCGATCACGAGGTGATCCGCAAGACCCGCGCCGACCGCCTCGGCCGGCTCGGGCTTTCGGCCGCCAAGATCAAGACGCTGAAGAACATCGCGCGCGAACTGGCCTCCGAGCGGCTCAATCTCGAGGTGCTGGCGGAAGAGGATGCGGATGCCGCCCACCACACGCTGACCGCGCTGCCCGGCATCGGCCCCTGGACGGCCGACATCTATTTGCTGTTCTGCCTCGGCCATGGCGACGCCTGGCCGGCCGGCGATCTCGCGGTGCAGGAGGCGGTCAAGATCGGGCTCGGCCTGAAGGAGCGGCCGACTGCCAAGCAGATGGCGCCGCTGGCGGAACCCTGGCGTCCCCTGCGCGGCGCGGCGGCGCATCTGTGGTGGAGCTATTATCGCCTGCTGAAGAAACGCGAGGGCGTGCTTCCTGACAAACTCATCCCCGCAACCTCACCCGATCCTCCCGCGCGGAAGCCGTGACGAAATCGATCACGGCGCGCACGGCGGGGAGATCGACAAGATCGGGATGGGCCAGCAGCCAGAGATCGGCCACGCTGACGAGTTTTTGCGGGGCGACGCGGACGAGTTCCGGATAGGCGGCGGCGACGAAACAGGACAGCGTCGAAATTCCGAGACCGGCGCGTGCGGCGGCGAGCATGTCGCCTTGCGAGGAGCAGCGCATCACCATCGAGCCCTGCCGCGTGATCGCATCGCTCCAGCGCGCCAGCCGCTCGTTCGACAACCGGTCGGCGAAGCCGATGACGCTGTGGCCCTTCCATTCGTCGCGCCGCTCGGGCAGGCGCCGCCGCGCGGCATAATCGCGTGAGGCGTAAAAGCCGGTGCCGAGCCGGCCGATCTTGCGGCCGATCAAATTCTCCTCGCCGCTATCGACGGGGCGCAGCACGACATCGGCCTCGCGGCGGCGGACGCTCGCCGGATAGGGATGCGTGATGATCTCGAGCTGGATATGGTCGTGCTGGCGCAGGAACGGCCCGAGCCGCGGCATCAGCCAGTGCGAGGCGAGCGTGGCGCCGATCGACAGCTTGACCACGCCGCGCGCCTGCGCACCGGTCGCCGATACCGCGGCTTCGGCGCGCAACGCCGCCGCGGCCATCGCATCGACATGCTCGCGAAATTTCTGCCCGTGCGACGTCAGCGAAAGCCCTTCGTTGGACCGGGCGAACAGGGGAATGCCGAGCTGACCTTCCAGTTCGGCAATCTTGCGCCCAACCGTCGGATGACTGGAGCGCAAGCGGCGCGCGGCCGCCGCGAAGCTGCGGGTCTCGGCCACCGCGACGAAGGTCTTGCACAGGTCCCAGTCCATCGGTGCTCCCCGCGGTTCAGATCGGTCCTGTTCATAACTGGATGAACGTCTGTTCAATATTGAACGGATGGCGGCTGCCGTCCAGCCTTATAGTGGCGGCAACAACAGCGCCCGGCGGCGGCTCCGCCCGCGGTACGGCGCTCTCAATCAACATCATCGACGCAGTCCGGATTTTAAGTCCCGGCTTGGCGTTGCAAGGGAGAGACCCGAATGCCGTTGCCTGCTTCGCTTGCCAATTCGCTCGAACTGCCGGTGGTCGGGTCGCCGCTGTTCATCGTGTCCGGGCCCGAGCTCGTGATCGCCCAGTGCAAGGCCGGGATCGTCGGCTCGTTCCCGGCGCTGAACGCGCGACCGGTCGAAAAACTCGACGAGTGGCTGAGCCGAATCGAGAACGAGCTCGGCGAGTACAAGGCGCTGCATCCGGAAAAGAAGGTCGCGCCCTACGCGGTCAACCAGATCTGCCATTCGTCCAACGACCGGCTGATGAAGGACATGGAGACCTGCGTGAAGCACCAGGTTCCGGTCATCATCACCTCGCTGCGCCCGCCGATCGAAATCGTCGAGGCCGCGCATTCCTATGGCGGCGTCGTGTTCCACGACGTGATCAACGTCAAGCATGCGCGGAAAGCGGCCGAACATGGCGTCGACGGCCTGATCCTGGTCTGCGCCGGCGCCGGCGGCCATGCCGGCACGCTGTCGCCGTTCGCACTGCTGCGCGAGGTGAAGCAGTGGTTCAAGGGCACCGTGCTGCTGTCGGGCGCCATCTCGGATGGCTGGGGCATTGCGTCCGCGCTCGCGCTCGGCGCCGACATGGCCTACATGGGAACGCGCTTCATCGCGACGCGGGAGGCCAATGCCGATCCGGCCTACAAGGCCGCGCTGATCGGCCACGCCGCGCACGATATCGTCTATTCCAACCTGTTCACCGGCGTGCACGGCAACTATCTCGGCCCGTCGATCGTGGCCGCGGGCCTCGATCCCGCCAATCTGCCGCAAAGCGACAAGTCGAAGATGAATTTCGGCTCCGGCGGCAACACCAAGGCCAAGGCGTGGCGCGACATCTGGGGCTCCGGCCAAGGCATCGGCCAGATCGCCGACACGCCGCCGGTCGCAGAGTTGGTGGAGCGGCTCAGGTGCGAATTTGCCGACGCCAGCGAGGATTTTCTAAAACGAGCGCGTGCGTAAGACACGCCGGATTCAACGACAAGCCAATCAAACAAA
This region includes:
- a CDS encoding twin transmembrane helix small protein; amino-acid sequence: MTSFLSSIVLPIAVAAVAIVLLLGLVNMMRGGSPNRSQNLMRLRVLLQFIAIVITMVVVWALGR
- a CDS encoding YihY/virulence factor BrkB family protein, which produces MKLIRYVYLVVMEAFYTFLADDGWAIASHIALSTLMALFPFLIVLTSLAGFFGSKELADGAVGLLLQTWPQQVADALSGEIHDVLTTTRGDILTVGAVLAVYFASNGVEALRVALNRAYSVVEPRAWYWLRLESIGYTLVAAVTSLLMAFLIVLGPLILETARRHIPFFVESNESLLTFARYGITITAMTVALFVLHAWLPCGRRSFLQILPGIVFTMVGSLISGVVFGQYLARFASNYVTMYAGLASVIIALVFLYFISAIFVFGGELNAAIMKSQLPKGMSLHAAQSPGRAGSQA
- a CDS encoding ATP-binding protein; this translates as MAAKRRSPGTTGTIKKRRAKKRVPGAAVKKRGTRKSAIAAPGMVEAALAAFAHEVRTPLTGILAISNLLATSDLDERERRWVDTIKAGAEHLASLATLFVDAARSGGPGLEVRQDYFDLHTLARNAGDSLTGRAAAKGLQSSVDISEKLPGFAIGDPVRLRAALENLIDNAVKFTEQGSVGLQVTPVRGPKGKVAVSFAISDSGIGLALNEIKRLFRPFSQANVSIASRFGGAGLGLSSVKQLARAMGGDIIVTQRRGGGTTFTLNVVMSPAKDAVTAASGADGEVSISSPRPLRLLSVEDNPFGRVVLNTILTELGHQTDFIGQGEAAPERLAQGAFDAVLMDMVLPGIDGVEAIRRIRALEPPLGSIPIIGISGRSEDEAASRAAGAEIFLVKPVSPRALATALHAATSPSAVATS
- the gluQRS gene encoding tRNA glutamyl-Q(34) synthetase GluQRS, which encodes MPPVFRFAPSPNGYLHLGHAYSALVNFDLARERGGRFLLRIEDIDATRCRPEFEAAIYEDLAWLGISWETPVRRQSEHFARYREAVEKLAGLGLIYPSFESRAEIARLVAQREAGAPWPQDPDGAPLYPGVAKSLPPDRRQELISQGVPYALRLDMQQALARTKELAWQEEGAGPGGETGVVAARPEAWGDVILARKETPTSYHLSVVIDDALQGVTEVVRGRDLFWSTSVHLVLQQLLTIPQPLYRHHRLIEDASGLKLSKSTQATALRELRRQGATPADIRSLVGLPDDSCSTTAGC
- a CDS encoding DNA-3-methyladenine glycosylase family protein, with the protein product MTIHLNSQSDLEDAVHALVKQDPRLKPIFELTGMPALRQRAPGFAGLAAIVCGQQLSTASAGAIWARLTAAFDPFDHEVIRKTRADRLGRLGLSAAKIKTLKNIARELASERLNLEVLAEEDADAAHHTLTALPGIGPWTADIYLLFCLGHGDAWPAGDLAVQEAVKIGLGLKERPTAKQMAPLAEPWRPLRGAAAHLWWSYYRLLKKREGVLPDKLIPATSPDPPARKP
- a CDS encoding LysR family transcriptional regulator, which encodes MDWDLCKTFVAVAETRSFAAAARRLRSSHPTVGRKIAELEGQLGIPLFARSNEGLSLTSHGQKFREHVDAMAAAALRAEAAVSATGAQARGVVKLSIGATLASHWLMPRLGPFLRQHDHIQLEIITHPYPASVRRREADVVLRPVDSGEENLIGRKIGRLGTGFYASRDYAARRRLPERRDEWKGHSVIGFADRLSNERLARWSDAITRQGSMVMRCSSQGDMLAAARAGLGISTLSCFVAAAYPELVRVAPQKLVSVADLWLLAHPDLVDLPAVRAVIDFVTASAREDRVRLRG
- a CDS encoding NAD(P)H-dependent flavin oxidoreductase, yielding MPLPASLANSLELPVVGSPLFIVSGPELVIAQCKAGIVGSFPALNARPVEKLDEWLSRIENELGEYKALHPEKKVAPYAVNQICHSSNDRLMKDMETCVKHQVPVIITSLRPPIEIVEAAHSYGGVVFHDVINVKHARKAAEHGVDGLILVCAGAGGHAGTLSPFALLREVKQWFKGTVLLSGAISDGWGIASALALGADMAYMGTRFIATREANADPAYKAALIGHAAHDIVYSNLFTGVHGNYLGPSIVAAGLDPANLPQSDKSKMNFGSGGNTKAKAWRDIWGSGQGIGQIADTPPVAELVERLRCEFADASEDFLKRARA